In Flavobacterium sp. N1736, the following are encoded in one genomic region:
- the rpsU gene encoding 30S ribosomal protein S21 — translation MLIIPIKDGENIDRALKRYKRKFDKTGTVRQLRARTAFIKPSVIKRAQIQKAAYIQNMKDGLES, via the coding sequence ATGTTAATTATACCAATTAAAGACGGAGAAAATATCGATAGAGCATTAAAGCGCTATAAAAGAAAATTTGATAAAACAGGAACTGTTCGTCAATTAAGAGCACGTACTGCTTTTATTAAGCCTTCTGTTATCAAAAGAGCTCAAATTCAAAAAGCTGCTTACATTCAAAACATGAAAGATGGTTTAGAAAGTTAG